The Cryptomeria japonica chromosome 6, Sugi_1.0, whole genome shotgun sequence genomic interval TCAAAATGGTTTTGCCTTATGACGGTGAGTTGTCGTTTCACAACCCGGATTTGAATTGGCCGGAGAAGGAGCAGAAGGATATAGTCTGACAATTatggtcttttgcatggaaagcacgAACTGATTTCGGGGAATATAGGAAGGTCGTCACCATATTAGATAAGATTGCAGAGCAAGCTGAAAAACCACAAACAAGGCTTGCAGGACAAGCTCGTAGCAGGAAGAAACCCAGGTAATTGAGTTCAACAAGATTGTGCTTAAAGCTAAGAAAGGCCCTGTGGTGCAGCCGGACCTTAAAGAATTGCAGAAGGATATCCTCATGAATCTGTCTGACTTTTTTCAAGCTATTGTATTCAATGAATAAGAGTTTACAAATATCCTTCTAACAAtgattgaagaagaggaaatagcGGACGAGATTGATAAATGGATTGCAGAACAGCACCTAACACCTGATGCTCGAGCCCGAGTCCGGTGACTTTATAGCCTTGTGGTTTTGTGATGTGATTTAGAATTTGTTGTTTAGtggatatttttttgttttgagaaCAGTCACTTTCAAGACCGTCATCTTTAAAGAAACCATTTCTTGAAACCAAAAAGACTGGGAAGAATAGTTATAAATAAGTCGATTAGTAGGTTCATgggatcttttgggcaaactttgttttaCTCTTAAGAACAAAACTTCTTTAAGTGTATTTTTGTTTACAATTTTGAAGATAGAAAATTTGTTGGTGGCTTTAGATattcgtaatctttgaattatgatgtgtggatgctttatgttcttttgaatggttattAGTGAATGAATTTATATTTGAGGTGGTGAATGGTTTCAGTTTTCTGTTGCTGCCGCGAAGATATTATCTGTGAATGGTATTTTGTGGCGATCTAGTTGATTAAAAATCTTGAAAATCTGAAAAGTGTTtgtattttatgcatgccttttcaaagctctggttaaaagctctttccttatttgttgtttggttaaAGGCAACGGGTAGTACACCCGCACAAGCAGCAGATTCAGCAACGGGTAGTACACCCGCACAAGGAGCAGATTTTGAACGGGTTGCTTGGTTCCCCACCTTGAGAAAAAACAGTCATCCTTTGGGAGAGATGGATTTCTGCTAAGTTtgtgttgagttttttttttctgTGATGTATTTTGCTATCTATTTTGAAGGGTACTGATGTAAAACTGTATGTATCTGTTAGCTTTGTATTGTGATAGACTCTCATATACAGCTGATATCAGACTAGCACGTCCTCCATGTGCGTAATCATGTAAAAACTCTGCTATTTTGGCTCTCTTATACTTAATAGAAAAAAAGCTTTCTGGTTgaaagctctttccttatttgctttctggttaaaagcatttcAATTAATTCctattcattgaatatcatctTAAGGTAGCTTGCAACTTATAAAATAAGCAAAGAATCAGTGAGTAGATAGTTTGTTCAGACTGGTTCGACTGTGGTTGCATTTGTCACCTTTGTAggcatgagaatatagagttaggtgataaatctgttaaccaacagaccCATAGGGAACCTAGGATGCCCAAGGTGGACCTTGTCCAAACTGATTAGGACCCAAGCAAAACCACAAGGCACCCAAAACAATAATTTAAAAcgttttgaaatatttttcaaaacaaaaatgtACCTAAATACTTTAGTTTGCCCTAAAGTGAGAGCTTGTAATCTCTTTTGTATCATTTTACAACCACAAATGAGTAAAACAATAATTTTGCTTCCAAGATGCTACTGTTGATTTTTTGAAGTTGTTGCAATTTTTTCAAATGTGAAGGCTACAGGAGAGATAACTACACCAACGAGGGCTAAAGATTTATCTATCAAAGGCAGGTGAATTTGGTAATTTTTTACaagtttaattaaaaaaaatcaaatcatttaaAATGTTTTGAATATTCTTTTAAACCTTTTATACAAAATATAGAGGTTATAAAgccaattaaaaattaaatttgtagGTAACTAAATTTGTAATGATTTTTCTGTTAGTCATATTCATAAATAGTTGTTGGATGTTCTAGTTCAGTTGCCCCACATGTAGAGAGCTCATTTAAATTTGATGCAACATCACCTCTTTGGTGACAATCAACATTGATTTTAAACATCTTAGTGGTAGGTGTTATCATTGGCATTGTGACCAATCTGGGAATGAATATAAGAGTTCCTATACTCAAGTGAAAATCACCTATGTGCTATTTATTATTAACAACTTAAGAATAAAACATTGTCCAAGGCCAAATAAAAGAGGGTTACCAAAGCAATAAATAATAGAATTTATCAATGAACAAGAGGACATTGATATGTTAAGTGACAGATAAGACAAAAAAATACGTCCTCTTTCCAATAAAGGATCGTAGAAACCTCCTAATAGATTAACACAACTGGCTGGCCAACATCCTTACATGCAAGTATCATCTCCCCAAGgagaaaatacccctttctttctCGTAAAGAAACCCATTGGAAAAGGCCTTCAAGAATGAAGCAATACAAAAAGCAGATGAGAGGATTGCTTGTCACATTTATAGAATAGACTTCCTTTCAACCTTACTAATTCACCATATTGTTGGGACATGGTGACAACAATTGCCAATGTACCTGCTAATTACATTAATACTAGATATGAAAAGGTGTGCACCACCTTATTGGCCAAAAAGAAAGCTTTTGTAGAGGCAtcattgaaatcaataaagaatacaTGGCTCAATACAAAAGTGTACATCATTtatgatggatggaaagattgcaaaTATAGACACTAAAAAATGTCAATGTGTCCCCGAAAGAGGTGATGTTTTTGAACATAGTAGATTGTGAGGGAAAATTGAAGGATGTAACCTTCATTGCCCACATCCTTATGCAGTCCATTGAGATGGTCGtccctcaaaatgttgtccaactCATAATGAACAACACTAAAATCGTTGGGCAACTAATTCAATAGTGGAGGATACATGTGGGCATATTTTTTGGAACCCGTGTGTCGTCCACTCACTCAACTTGATCTTGCAAAAGATTGACATAGAAAACAAGTGATTCAAAGAATCAAGGAAATTCAATGTTTGTGAGAAATCATCATATGTTACAAGTCATCTTCAAGACCTTTTTCAACTTGGAATTGTTAAtggtaaattttatttttatttatatttttttaatattagtattttgtcatctacattttttttgttttttgtttatatttttttacaCCATGTTAAGTTGCTAAGACATGATCACAAAATCATCTTCAAAAGACTTGTCAAGGTGCAAGAGGAATTGAGTTTCACGGGAATCAACACTCTTTAGAGTGTATGGAAGCAATCAAATacaaaaaaaagcacaaaaaattgAATATTGATCCTATAGATGATGTAGAGTGGGCTCGGACGGAATACGCTTTGAGTTTCACTTGACCCATCATAAGTATGATTAGATATGCTAATACAAATAGACCATGTTTGGCTGATGTTTATGCTGGCAGGGACTCTATGATTGAAAAAATAAGGACCATAATAGAAGCCAAGGTGCACAACAACACAAAAGCTATTttcaaaagaattcaaaaaaaaattgttgattgtTGTAACAAAATGACCACCCCATTGCATCCCTCATAGCATTTTCTCTATCCCAGAAAAAATATAACACAAAAATACTTTCCTTGCCAAAGATAGTAACACCATATAAAGATGCAAAGGTTGCTAACAAATAGAAGACACATttcaaaaatacacacacacacatatagtgaCCACTTCATATCTTCAAGGAATCATGATGTTTACACCCTTAAAGACAACTACAAAAACAATTCTCATAAATAATGGTACATACATGTCCAGAGCTCTATTTTCTTGCAGCCTCTTGTACTAATATTTCTATCCCAAGTGTACATCATTTTTACTTTTTAACTTCCTCATTTTTCTTTTGctaatatatatttgtatattatactTGTAATTCTTGCAAATTCAACAAGTTGTGATTTCTTCAAATATCTCAAATTGGAATACATATTCCTTTTCCCACTTAGTAAAGTGCAATCGATTGGGTGCAAAACAGGCTAAATATTTGATCTTTCTGCACTCCAACTTGCATCTCTTGTCACATAACAGATCTGATTACAAAAGGCATGATGACAAATTGGGATTAACTCCAAGTATGCTGACTTAGATGCTATTGTTGCACATCCTGCCAAAGTATCTATAGATGAGGCAGCATCTACATATGACACGCCTAGTGCAAATGGCATTGATGctgattgtggttcaaatgaaacTGAACCAAACATTGATATTGATGCTCAAGAGGAAGAGCTAtacaaaaattattcaaaattgattataatttcattttgtattgacATTTGACAAATAACTGaaatatgaatttatatatattttcttttttgcaaattatgaggcATTTATATATTCTGTTTCTTGGCAATTATGTGTATTACTAGTTttatatctttttttatttttaatatatatatgaaaataatgGCATATCGGCATATACCTGAGCCAATATCCATCCCCATACCAGGACTGAcaacttagccatttttcatgagtgCACTAAACACACTGAGGTTCAATGCCACTACATTTGAGAACATGTTCAACAACACAATATTTAGCGCCAGCATTGTTCAGCTCAAGAGCAACATGTAGAAATTTTCACCTAATTTCTTTCAGCAATGAAGCCCAAAGCTTTTCAACACTTCCTAATTTGTTCTTGAGAAAATGATGTAAAAAAGGGCAGATTGctagaataaaataatattattatgtcataataacactataaataactataataAAAAGGTATATATTATTATTGTTTAACCTGAGTGTttatatttgaaattttgaattactAGATGACTTCATATTACAACAATAAAGTCATATATTATTGTTCAATGTGAGTATTTATATTTCAATAACCATGGGATTGGTTAGTGGGTAGTTGAGGTTAGTTAGAATGTAACCAATTATTCCTTGTGTATATATGCAATTTCCATATCATATACAATTGTTCATCGAATTCCTCAATTCTCATTTCTAATTTCTACAAACAACTTCCAAGCATTTGAGCACTTTATTCCATATCACATTCTCAATTTCATAAGGCACAATTTCTAAATAGAGAGGGCTCTTCTGAAAAATAATATAGATATTATTGATTGTGTTCTTCTACGATCACTTAGGGAGAATCTTTAAAAACCAGAAGCAAATAATCAAAACGTTTCCACTGTAGAAGACTCAAAACTTTAATATTTGTATGTGTGCACACACATATACAAACATATATTAGTTTGGCCTAAGGGATAAAACATTCCAACATAAAATATTTAACAAAAACCGAGACTTGTAGGAACTCACTCTGAACATATTTGGGCAATTGAATAGATGAAAAGATAAGCAGTTCTGCACCATCCAAATGCATTCTCATGGCCAGATCATGATTGTTTATGTATTCCACAAGCGTTGCAAATGACCATTCACTGTGAGAAAAAATTGCAGAGCAACATATTAAAAAACCATCTACAGATAAAATGAAAAGCtttaaaaactatataaaataattAACCCATGCTATTAAAGTTTTTCTGACGATATACCTCCTTCCATCTTCTGGAAAGAAGTAGAGACCCACGTTGTCATCTGTGGGTGGAGAATGCTCAAAGCGTTTTGGCCATGCCTCAGCACGATGAACTTGCTCCAGGTACAGTTGTGAACCAAATTGTTCTGACATTTCATATACTTTTTCTGATGCAGTAGTTGATGGATGTGCTTGCATCCCACCATAAATGGCATGTCCACAGGCAATATCAACAACTTTGAAAGTACCCCTTCAATAAAtagatcaataacaacaatattattaGAAATTCTACAATATATCAGAATCAACTAAAAGTCAAGCATCTctcaataaaaaaatagaatagaaaGAAAAAGCATCAAGGATACCCTAATATCATGCATCCAGACAAACAAACCATACTTTTGCCAACAGGTACAAGTATGCCATAAGCAAAAATCTAAAAAAAGGGGTTTGTGCAGATTCATACTTCCATAATATCAGAGATTGGGGCATTGCAAGTTGTAGCTGCTGTGGAAGGGAAGTTCCACTAGAGTAGTTTGTATATGATAGCATGTTCCCTTTATTGTAACCTCTTTCACATGTATTAAAGGATCGATTCTCTAATTCTGATGAAGATGATACATTTATTTCTGAAAAGTTTATCATGGAGTGACCAATCTTTTCTCTATCATACTCAGTTAGGGATCTCAGAGAGTGATTGTTGCAAGAAACTACATTTACATTTAGCTTCCTTTTGTCCCTGTCTTGGGATATAGAATTCCTTTCAATACTTCTATTATTGATCTCATAGTTTCTTTCATTTACGGTAATTGTATCGTCAACTGTTGACTTGCCAATTAAGCTTTGATCTATTTCTTTACGATCATTAGTTACCCCAGCAGAAACCGCACCATAACCTGCAAATCCACATGAATTGGTATTGCCATCACAAAAAACACATTGCTCCTTAGAAGGAAAGAACCACCAACACCAAATCTGGAAAACCCTACCATAATCTAATTTACAAGTTTTTGTACTACAAAAAATGCAAATAAATGAGTTTGTAATAGTATGCCTTTAGTTCCATTCATTATTATCATATTATTCTCTTCTGTATTAATCTTATTAAAAGAGGTAACAACACTATCAGAAAGATAACTAAGCAAGGACTTTTATCAGAAGTTTCTATAGAGTGCCTATATTAATTTGTCCTATTAAAACTGCAGAATCATTAACTAACTTATCATCATTTCATTATATATgttctttgtattcatttttatCCAATTTGAAAAAGCTACGACTTGACAAACCTGAAGAATCCCCCTTTGTTAATGCACCCCTGCTACACACCATATCCACTTCCATAGATGATAAAGATTCTGGCATTTTTGATAATTTGTGCTTCTCCAACACCTTATTTGCCAATTTTGAGCCATCTTTGTTTGATTCCAATTCTTTGATGCTATCAGCTGGCACTAATTTCTCAAGTTCCATTTTACATTCCACTGTAATTTTTGATTTAGACAACTTGCTGTGTAATGATGACTGCTCGCATCCACTGCCAATCTCCTTGCTACTTAAGGGTTTTTTTTCTGAATCCAAAGCATTTGGGCAGGAAGAATCCCATGATTTGTCTACCATAGCACTCTTTGATCCAGATGACACAGGAGCTGTAACCATCTGTTCCTTCGAGCCAGGTAATTGTCTAGAACTTGATTTATTCTCAGAGCTCTCTTTCGACAAATCAGTACCATTAGAACTCTCAGTTGCTTGCTTCTTCCTGGCTGGAAGAGAGTCAGCACCATTAGAACTCCTAAGTGCCTGTTTCTTGCTAGCAGGAAGAGAATCAGTACCTTTGAAATTCTCAAATACTCGCTTCTTTCTAACTGGAAGAAAATCAGTACAATTTGAACTCTCAGGTGTTTGCTTATCACTAGCTGTAGGAGAGTCTGTACTAAAAGAACTCTTAACCACTTCCTTCTTGCTAATAAGAAGAGAATCAGTGTGATTGGAACACTTAGAATTTTGAAGTTCTTGATTCTTACTGAACGCAAGAGAATTGGTGCCCTTAGAAATCTCAAGTTCTTGCTTCTTACCAAATGGAAGAGAATAAGTACCATCAGAACTCTCAACTACTTGCCTTTTTCTCATTACTGAAAAACCAGTGCCATTAGAATTCTTAAGTACTTGCGTTTTCCTTCTTTGTGGAAAATCAGTAACATTAGAACTCTCAAATTCATGCTTATTGCTAAGTCGAAGAGCATCAGTACCATCAGAACTCTCAAGTTCTTGCATCTTGCTAGCTGGAAGAGAATCAGTATGATTAGAACTCTTAAATGTGTGCTTCTTGCTAGTTGAAAGAGATTCAGTACCATTAGAACTATCAAGTGCTTGCTTATTGTTATTTGTTGGAGAATCAATACCATTACAACTCtcaatattttgtttattgttaATAACATTTTGTTTCTTGTTAATAGAAAGAGATTCAATACCAGTATAACTCCGATGTGTTTTCTCTCTGTGTTTTGGAAGAGAATCAGTTTTATTAGAACTCTCAATTGCTTTCTTCTTGCTAGCTGTTACAGACTTGGTACCATCAAAATCGTCAAGTTCTTGCTTTTTGTTAGGAGAATCAGTACCGTTAGATCCTTCAAGTGCTTGCTTCTTGATAGCTGGATGCGAATCTTGGCATTCCCTTTGACACTTACTTAATTTTTCTTGTGATTGCTCAATTTCAGAATACAATGAGGAGATAACTGTCCCTTGTATtgtttcttgcttcaacttgcatGTCTCACAAGACCAACAAGCCTCCCCATCGGAATCAGGCTGCTTCGACATGCAATAGCTGGCAAAAATAGACAAAATATCAACCATTACACATAAGGAACAATCCGAATTTGATTATCCAGCTACAAAAACACAATGCAATGGTTAAAGACAGCAATTACCATATAGAAAATAATCTACCAAAAACTGCAAAAGAGAAAAGTTCTTATAATAATATAAACAAACAATAAAATACATGGGATGAAAAGAAATAACATATAGATTAGAGCTTTCTTAATAACAGAGAACTGAATAATGGGACACATAAGCCAAATGAATAGGGTGCATGGAATCTGTCAAATATAGGGAATCCTTGGGGATTCTGAAAGGAACATGTTGTGGTGGTTTGCAaaaatcaaagaggggcaaacAAGTACAATGGATGAGGTATTTTGGATGAGTCAGAATACCCTTGATTTACTGCATTTAGCACTTTAACAGTGAAGATAAATTAAGAGGTCCCAATGACCTTTCTGAATATTATTTTAATGCCTGACACCAGTCACTGTAAACTTCCAATGTTGAAAATAAAAACATTAGAGGCTTTTTCAATTTCATCAATCTTATCCATGTATAAACATTAGTCAATGGATTGGCTATCACCTGGCTAAAGCTGCTTTGGAGCTCACACATGGTGGGAATTAGAAACAGGTAATAGGTATTTTGAGAAGGTGAATGGAACCTAGGCAAAGTTGCAAGACTTTAAAGCACATAGGCAACAATGATAAAGCCTTAATGACTCTGGAATGGTGAAAACAAgactataattttattttatatatctttCAATACTTTTGAACAGAGATTTGGCCTGTCTTGGATGTTTATGAATGTGTGTCATAGAGCAGAGTGTTTCTTCCATTCTGATCACATCTCGGTAAAAGGCTCATAGACTCGAGACATAGGAAGAGGCTAGTACATATGGGTTAAAGAGTTGACCAGTACAAGCATGACAAGCTTTAACCTAGTAGGCAGCATTTCCATGTTAACGTAATTCCCCAGCAGGTTATTTTAGATTGTCTCTAGTCATTGGCAACTGTTAAAAGGTTTCATTTGCCATCCAGTTGCTGGCCTAGAATTTGAGAATTATATTTGAGTGGCTAACATTTCCGCATTAATTGCAACAAAGACTAAAGAAATAGAGGTTGCAGGAGGATTGAAAATACTAGTGGGGATAATGGGCACTGTAATAGAGAGAACTACGGCTGTCATTTAACCTGTGAAATGCACAAAAATATGAACAAGGAAAGGGGGTTCACTAGATTATGTAGCAGAAGAAGCAGGATGATTGGTAAGTCAAAGGAAAAGTACTCAAGATAGAGAATGCAACCAAGGATAGGAAGAAGGATACCATTGAACCTCATGCCATTACCTATGGCCTGGATATAACAGAAGTGACAGAACATTTTCAAAGTGACAATAGAACATATACTGCCAACAAAAGAGGTCCTAGTTGGTTTCAATGTAAACCCAATAGGGAAGCCACTATAAAATCGCAAAGAATTTATGCAGGAAGTTAACAGGAAAACCACTAACCCTGCCACAAAATGCACTATGCACTCCAAATTAAGATTACTGTATGGTTACCCAACTCTGGAAAACAATGTGGGGCACGAAACAGGAACTTATGTAATTGGAGTTGAAAATTGAAACTAAAAATAAATTTCAGCTAAGACAGAAGTGGCTACAACAAAATAAGATTATCAAGCTATGCCTGGCAGGGTAGAGCACTACAGGATGTTGAGCACTTCAGTTTTTTCTCAAGTATCAAAGTCTACTACAGTATCTATGTAATACTACTTAACCAAGTATCATATCTCAGTAATACACTATTCTTATGCCAATCAAAAAGAAAGTTTAGCAGAAAACATACAGATGCTCAGCACCCCTGCACTGATTGCAAATAAATAGCATTTCTGCAAAGCCTGCATCACCACAAATCTCACAAACCTGAAACTGCACAAAAAAACATCTATTATAAGACATTGTGGGAACATCAACTCAATCATACTTCAACATATGAAGCTAAATTCTGTTGAAATCAGTATAGAATATTGAAGGTGATATTATTGTCTGTTATGTATAGCCTGATAAAACAAAGCAACTGAgacaaaataataattaaaatgtaaccacaagaaacaccaaaattcaTTTATCCTACCACTAATCTGATCATAATGTAAAACCACTCAAAATTTACATGTGACAaagcaagaaaaggaaaaagggCACTGCTATGTAAGTGGTTAAATCATGCTCTGGCATGAATATCCTTATCCACAAACTCTTACGGTAAATAGAAATTTTTCTTCCAATCCTTTGTGAATGAAATAAAGAACCTTATATGACATCAAATACAAAGAAAACATAGTTACTAGGCAACTCATACCCCAATCCTTAGTACTCATATCCTATGCCAATAATGTAGGTATGTTTGTCGTTGcgccaaaagctcgagctatcaacACCCGCTACAAACACCAGACTTACCTAGATCcatgggaggcggttaagccatgtcgtgAACCccaaaggaggtgctgaccaccaagtcaacaatctccccctcagcatcGACTGAGGGTTCCGCACCACCGGAATGAAGGAGACCTCTCGGGATTCGACCCGTgacccaatgctctgataccaattgtaggtatgtttgccgttgcaccaaaagctcgagctatcaacGCCCGCTACAAACGTCAAACTTACCTAGATCCAcgagaggcggttaagccatgtcgcgaaccccgaaggaggtgctgaccaccaagtcaacaaataACACATCCTTGTCTCAAAGACCCATATGGGGTCATCTCCAAACATGACACTTATAATGAATATACATCTCCTAGAAACATTGCTTAAAAGTTGGGAGATTTCCTTTGAAAGAAGTAAACAAAAATACTAATAGTATCCTAATTTACAATTTTTCACATAATATAAAGATATaacaatagaaagagaaacaataatgAGGCTTAAGATGGTTATACAGATACCCATAGATGTTTTATCAATTGATTAAAAATAGAGCCATCTCCAAGGAACCATGTATCATGTTTTTAAAAATAATGGTATCTCACTCCCAACCTCAATCTATCATCTCTAGGTGGCCATGATTTTAATATATGTatcatgtttttaaaaaaaatggtaTCTCACTCCCAACCTCAATCTATCATCTCTAGGTGGCCATGATTTTAATATATACGACATATAACGATTATCAAATATCACCATAATTAATATTTGCTTTCATTTACAtgtatttcaatattttcaaatgttaatttttttaatttttaagaatTTTAGTATTTTACAATCTTTTAAGTCTCTATTAGTGAGTTTGTCATCATGTAGCCCAAATTAGGATCCAACATGCACCTAGTATTAGTCCCATGTGCATCTAGCCAAGGCCTATAAAAACAAACCTGAATTCCTTTGAGTTTGCTCTACAACAAACccaagaaaagtcaccc includes:
- the LOC131065841 gene encoding uncharacterized protein LOC131065841 isoform X1; this translates as MFQVCEICGDAGFAEMLFICNQCRGAEHLYCMSKQPDSDGEACWSCETCKLKQETIQGTVISSLYSEIEQSQEKLSKCQRECQDSHPAIKKQALEGSNGTDSPNKKQELDDFDGTKSVTASKKKAIESSNKTDSLPKHREKTHRSYTGIESLSINKKQNVINNKQNIESCNGIDSPTNNNKQALDSSNGTESLSTSKKHTFKSSNHTDSLPASKMQELESSDGTDALRLSNKHEFESSNVTDFPQRRKTQVLKNSNGTGFSVMRKRQVVESSDGTYSLPFGKKQELEISKGTNSLAFSKNQELQNSKCSNHTDSLLISKKEVVKSSFSTDSPTASDKQTPESSNCTDFLPVRKKRVFENFKGTDSLPASKKQALRSSNGADSLPARKKQATESSNGTDLSKESSENKSSSRQLPGSKEQMVTAPVSSGSKSAMVDKSWDSSCPNALDSEKKPLSSKEIGSGCEQSSLHSKLSKSKITVECKMELEKLVPADSIKELESNKDGSKLANKVLEKHKLSKMPESLSSMEVDMVCSRGALTKGDSSGYGAVSAGVTNDRKEIDQSLIGKSTVDDTITVNERNYEINNRSIERNSISQDRDKRKLNVNVVSCNNHSLRSLTEYDREKIGHSMINFSEINVSSSSELENRSFNTCERGYNKGNMLSYTNYSSGTSLPQQLQLAMPQSLILWKGTFKVVDIACGHAIYGGMQAHPSTTASEKVYEMSEQFGSQLYLEQVHRAEAWPKRFEHSPPTDDNVGLYFFPEDGRSEWSFATLVEYINNHDLAMRMHLDGAELLIFSSIQLPKYVQRIFGKFYLWGVFRRAEKSTIGHKLRETSMQHDHVRADMANSVAPSRSNNSDSDTSVVEIPNVHKNGVKGKMDFEMEGEKDDAISERQLRRMDSQPAGSPPVHISPLSLPLDSEVKHIRASGIKANDTNASGCALYGQDQSLQGIRSKVNSENCTEEASRRYSGKQIDQSRERYHWSGIEKVDGQSVFNSSDPHTSHRHYSGKSRKSMHERSNEHHSHEELNIGESTTRFGASNRIPSLEEKDEIELHTLQPQATNIKPGFAPASCRTDCNSQPSSSDHLHEKRGFMHFQVESNANAGAKNQKDLRDQCHVLSTGSRLDGLHKSHQSSLSSGDSDSSYGNKGRSLSQPPAQRKIYKYEDVNRFSRSQSFKDHIGVQTKRYNEEKDRRNKDTKLGMKSYRERSHRHWQTEDGRRHVHMENCRSSVINYRVNSSDSYSNKGYMVEETSMHRDASSYSHEKTTLHRWSSNNQQIQIKTCVDKDMAGNLKSVKHGLSSIKRTQGETILLDVEKDCSVIQLGEASDQYQVVKDQQSFTPLHSATDEAAENNTVSEILNAATPPESPGQIYPGETVPRILEADLPVTVNSSTEHTTTLALDQNPLLSHASWYADSSTDQADQEPGKCLKLFPLEEENLGATKNIVKEWDINLDLSLGRSSLKNVLKVADRQVCPNKSNLEGPDVHSCLGVSLPLEKRKETYYLN
- the LOC131065841 gene encoding uncharacterized protein LOC131065841 isoform X2, producing the protein MFQVCEICGDAGFAEMLFICNQCRGAEHLYCMSKQPDSDGEACWSCETCKLKQETIQGTVISSLYSEIEQSQEKLSKCQRECQDSHPAIKKQALEGSNGTDSPNKKQELDDFDGTKSVTASKKKAIESSNKTDSLPKHREKTHRSYTASKMQELESSDGTDALRLSNKHEFESSNVTDFPQRRKTQVLKNSNGTGFSVMRKRQVVESSDGTYSLPFGKKQELEISKGTNSLAFSKNQELQNSKCSNHTDSLLISKKEVVKSSFSTDSPTASDKQTPESSNCTDFLPVRKKRVFENFKGTDSLPASKKQALRSSNGADSLPARKKQATESSNGTDLSKESSENKSSSRQLPGSKEQMVTAPVSSGSKSAMVDKSWDSSCPNALDSEKKPLSSKEIGSGCEQSSLHSKLSKSKITVECKMELEKLVPADSIKELESNKDGSKLANKVLEKHKLSKMPESLSSMEVDMVCSRGALTKGDSSGYGAVSAGVTNDRKEIDQSLIGKSTVDDTITVNERNYEINNRSIERNSISQDRDKRKLNVNVVSCNNHSLRSLTEYDREKIGHSMINFSEINVSSSSELENRSFNTCERGYNKGNMLSYTNYSSGTSLPQQLQLAMPQSLILWKGTFKVVDIACGHAIYGGMQAHPSTTASEKVYEMSEQFGSQLYLEQVHRAEAWPKRFEHSPPTDDNVGLYFFPEDGRSEWSFATLVEYINNHDLAMRMHLDGAELLIFSSIQLPKYVQRIFGKFYLWGVFRRAEKSTIGHKLRETSMQHDHVRADMANSVAPSRSNNSDSDTSVVEIPNVHKNGVKGKMDFEMEGEKDDAISERQLRRMDSQPAGSPPVHISPLSLPLDSEVKHIRASGIKANDTNASGCALYGQDQSLQGIRSKVNSENCTEEASRRYSGKQIDQSRERYHWSGIEKVDGQSVFNSSDPHTSHRHYSGKSRKSMHERSNEHHSHEELNIGESTTRFGASNRIPSLEEKDEIELHTLQPQATNIKPGFAPASCRTDCNSQPSSSDHLHEKRGFMHFQVESNANAGAKNQKDLRDQCHVLSTGSRLDGLHKSHQSSLSSGDSDSSYGNKGRSLSQPPAQRKIYKYEDVNRFSRSQSFKDHIGVQTKRYNEEKDRRNKDTKLGMKSYRERSHRHWQTEDGRRHVHMENCRSSVINYRVNSSDSYSNKGYMVEETSMHRDASSYSHEKTTLHRWSSNNQQIQIKTCVDKDMAGNLKSVKHGLSSIKRTQGETILLDVEKDCSVIQLGEASDQYQVVKDQQSFTPLHSATDEAAENNTVSEILNAATPPESPGQIYPGETVPRILEADLPVTVNSSTEHTTTLALDQNPLLSHASWYADSSTDQADQEPGKCLKLFPLEEENLGATKNIVKEWDINLDLSLGRSSLKNVLKVADRQVCPNKSNLEGPDVHSCLGVSLPLEKRKETYYLN